From a single Drosophila sulfurigaster albostrigata strain 15112-1811.04 chromosome 3, ASM2355843v2, whole genome shotgun sequence genomic region:
- the LOC133841512 gene encoding probable prefoldin subunit 2 — translation MSNEAAKAQISQEKIVARFQQLRNEQRNLANSLNTLEMDLREHKTVIETLNSADPERKCFRLIGGVLCERTVKDVLPQLVENKDFMAKTITMVTEELSKKGSEINKFKEEHNIKIRGEQIGTDGSKASEAESATKAENRNVLVSN, via the exons ATGAGCAACGAAGCGGCGAAAGCGCAAATCTCCCAGGAGAAAATTGTGGCCCGGTTCCAACAGCTGCGGAACGAACAAAGAAATTTGGCCAACAGCCTAAATACGTTGGAAATGGATCTGCGTGAACACAA AACTGTGATAGAAACCCTTAATTCGGCGGATCCGGAACGTAAGTGTTTCCGTCTCATTGGCGGAGTGCTGTGCGAACGCACCGTCAAAGATGTACTGCCCCAGTTGGTGGAGAACAAGGATTTCATGGCGAAAACAATTACAATGGTCACCGAAGAACTGAGCAAAAAAGGCTccgaaatcaataaatttaaggAAGAGCACAACATTAAGATACGTGGCGAACAAATTGGAACCGACGGCTCCAAGGCATCCGAGGCGGAAAGCGCCACCAAAGCGGAAAACCGTAATGTGCTTGTGTCCAACTAA
- the LOC133841511 gene encoding uncharacterized protein LOC133841511: MHILLRLLSALCLLQLLHAAYDVVAPTQNLTAYLHARQKRHQLVYPNGATIRLVVGPVMGVQLDDPVVWRSFLHYYTLHFGGYSMPSTPLYPWDKWETIFARSLNEQIRQLDASHEDDTRLFAYTALEQYMDSASGVTGRGRECLLRAMCENAQVHHHVGIMAELLNVLLTPGKALLGNVYREAHAAGVAGVDCLRHFPGCPRGDSVLDAFALDVSH, translated from the exons ATGCATATACTTCTCCGCTTGTTGTCAGCGTTGTGCCTCTTGCAACTCTTGCACGCCGCTTACGATGTCGTTGCACCCACACAGAATTTAACGGCTTACCTTCATGCACGTCAGAAGCGTCATCAACTGGTATATCCAAATGGAGCAACCATTCGCCTGGTCGTCGGCCCTGTGATGGGTGTGCAGCTGGACGATCCGGTTGTGTGGCGTAGTTTCCTTCATTACTATACGCTGCACTTTGGAGGATACTCAATGCCCTCGACGCCTTTGTATCCCTGGGACAAGTGGGAGACTATTTTTGCCAGATCGTTGAACGAACAGATCCGACAGCTGGATGCCTCGCATGAGGATGACACACGACTCTTTGCCTACACTGCATTGGAACAATACATGGACAGCGCCAGTGGCGTCACGGGTCGTGGTCGAGAGTGCTTGCTGCGTGCCATGTGCGAGAATGCGCAAGTGCATCATCATGTGGGGATTATGGCCGAGCTGTTAAATGTGCTGCTAAC ACCCGGCAAGGCGTTACTCGGGAATGTTTACAGGGAGGCGCATGCTGCAGGCGTGGCAGGTGTGGATTGCTTGCGGCACTTTCCGGGCTGCCCTCGAGGTGACTCTGTGCTGGAC